One genomic region from Labeo rohita strain BAU-BD-2019 chromosome 7, IGBB_LRoh.1.0, whole genome shotgun sequence encodes:
- the LOC127168991 gene encoding serine/threonine-protein kinase D3 isoform X3, whose protein sequence is MLWGLVRQGLKCDGCGLDFHKRCAFKLPNDCSRVYRRCGPSLSLFPPGRPRTPSLSNHTGGSLEEISLSKPSRSRPPSWADVPVSVGLSEGKEAQPRVPHTFHIHTYTKPTVCQYCFRLLKGLFRQGMQCSDCKLNCHRRCVSLVPPNCRGEKANGEEPDENMTVVTLNELYEELRYKDPPVTDMPLQTPVAPCFSSNIPLMRVVQSVKHSKRRNSGVLKKGWLVHHTNTDTMRKRHYWVLDGKSITLYPNEISIKYFKEISLSEVLQVRGPAQLTVPVLQGNSAHSFELVTGSLVYCVFADQDSPSWESALSQALRPVQGTVCHMTNNTGDGKSSEEIQDISEIYQIFSDEVLGSGQFGVVYGGTHRHTGRPVAIKVIDKTRFPVKQEEQTKNEVSILQRLSHPGIIHLEGMFKTMEHTFVVMEKLHSDMLEVILSHENGRLTERTTRFLVTQVLEALRYLHMRDIAHCDLKPENVLLASPEPFPQVKLCDFGFARIIGQKSFRRTLVGTPAYLAPEVICSKGYNRSLDMWAVGVILYVSLSGTFPFNEDEDINQQITNASFMYPRQPWSLISLEAVNLINNLLQVVVRRRFTVGKAMGHPWFQNFQMWCDLREFEQRMGCRYLTVEAEDEHWRSYTVEKGLSFPEHLVEAANEEQKQQL, encoded by the exons ATGTTATGGGGACTCGTCCGGCAGGGCCTGAAATGTGATG GCTGCGGTCTGGATTTCCACAAGCGCTGTGCGTTTAAGTTGCCAAACGATTGCTCTCGCGTGTATCGCCGATGCGGCCCGAGCCTGTCGCTGTTTCCTCCTGGACGGCCGCGAACCCCATCGCTCTCCAATCACACAGGCGGGAGTCTGGAGGAG ATCAGCCTGTCAAAGCCGTCACGCTCGCGTCCACCTTCCTGGGCCGACGTGCCGGTGTCTGTGGGGCTGTCGGAGGGGAAGGAGGCCCAACCGCGCGTCCCGCACACCTTCCACATTCACACCTACACCAAACCCACGGTCTGCCAGTACTGCTTTCGGCTGCTCAAGGGCCTCTTCAGACAGGGCATGCAGTGCTCCG ACTGTAAGTTGAACTGTCATCGCAGGTGTGTGTCTCTTGTTCCTCCCAACTGTAGGGGTGAGAAAGCAAATGGAGAAG AGCCTGATGAGAACATGACAGTGGTGACGTTAAACGAACTTTATGAAGAGCTGCGATATAAAGACCCGCCGGTCACGGACATGCCGCTGCAGACGCCTGTCGC gccGTGTTTCAGCAGTAATATTCCTCTGATGCGAGTGGTGCAGTCAGTCAAACACAGCAAGAGAAGAAACAGTGGAGTGCTGAAGAAAGGCTGGTTGGTCCATCATACCAACACTGATACAATG AGAAAACGTCACTACTGGGTATTAGATGGGAAAAGTATCACCCTGTACCcgaatgaaatcagtattaagtACTTTAAG GAGATTTCTCTCTCAGAGGTGCTGCAGGTTCGAGGTCCGGCTCAGCTCACTGTTCCAGTGTTGCAGGGCAACAGCGCACACTCGTTCGAGCTGGTGACGGGATCACTAGTGTACTGTGTGTTTGCGGATCAGGACAGCCCGTCTTGGGAGTCAGCTCTCAGTCAGGCCCTCAGGCCGGTGCAGGGCACCGTATGCCACATGACAAACAACACCG GTGACGGAAAGAGCAGTGAAGAGATCCAG GACATCAGTGAGATCTATCAGATCTTCTCTGATGAGGTTTTGGGTTCGGGTCAGTTCGGGGTGGTTTACGGAGGCACTCACAGACACACGGGCCGCCCGGTCGCAATTAAAGTCATCGATAAAACAAGATTTCCTGTCAAACAGGAGGAGCAGACCAAAAATGAGGTCTCGATATTGCAG agacTGTCTCATCCAGGAATCATTCATTTAGAAGGGATGTTTAAGACAATGGAACATACTTTCGTTGTGATGGAGAAGCTCCACAGTGACATGTTAGAGGTGATCTTATCTCACGAGAATGGACGTCTGACTGAACGCACCACCCGTTTTCTGGTCACCCAG GTTTTGGAGGCTCTGCGGTATCTGCACATGAGGGACATTGCACACTGTGACCTGAAACCAGAAAATGTGCTGCTGGCTTCACCTGAACCATTTCCTCAG GTCAAACTGTGTGACTTTGGTTTCGCTCGGATTATCGGACAGAAGTCGTTCCGGCGAACTCTCGTCGGGACGCCTGCGTATCTGGCACCTGAGGTCATCTGTAGCAAGGGTTACAATCGTTCTCTGGACATGTGGGCCGTAGGTGTGATTTTATATGTCAGTCTGAGTGGAACTTTCCCCTTCAATGAGGACGAGGACATTAATCAGCAGATCACCAACGCTTCCTTCATGTATCCACGCCAGCCGTGGTCCCTCATCTCACTGGAGG CGGTGAATCTGATCAATAACCTGCTGCAGGTGGTGGTGCGACGCAGGTTTACTGTTGGCAAAGCGATGGGTCATCCCTGGTTTCAG AACTTCCAGATGTGGTGTGACCTGCGTGAGTTTGAGCAGAGGATGGGATGTCGCTATCTCACGGTTGAGGCGGAAGACGAGCACTGGAGATCCTACACAGTGGAGAAAGGCCTCAGTTTCCCAGAGCATTTAGTAGAAGCAGCCAATGAAGAGCAGAAACAACAGCTATGA
- the LOC127168991 gene encoding serine/threonine-protein kinase D3 isoform X1 has protein sequence MAANSNHRPKSVDISCYVSGSFSQLSMRPESSAQGPMRVHFQIGLLKEDVRIPEGRLSLHQAKHLAAEIIERKAPECSVVGLEEKLLLFRHEPNTEQILQKLTEKHDIRDGDLLEVVLAGTASVTETKYRPHSLVVHSYRTPTFCHYCGEMLWGLVRQGLKCDGCGLDFHKRCAFKLPNDCSRVYRRCGPSLSLFPPGRPRTPSLSNHTGGSLEEISLSKPSRSRPPSWADVPVSVGLSEGKEAQPRVPHTFHIHTYTKPTVCQYCFRLLKGLFRQGMQCSDCKLNCHRRCVSLVPPNCRGEKANGEEPDENMTVVTLNELYEELRYKDPPVTDMPLQTPVAPCFSSNIPLMRVVQSVKHSKRRNSGVLKKGWLVHHTNTDTMRKRHYWVLDGKSITLYPNEISIKYFKEISLSEVLQVRGPAQLTVPVLQGNSAHSFELVTGSLVYCVFADQDSPSWESALSQALRPVQGTVCHMTNNTGDGKSSEEIQDISEIYQIFSDEVLGSGQFGVVYGGTHRHTGRPVAIKVIDKTRFPVKQEEQTKNEVSILQRLSHPGIIHLEGMFKTMEHTFVVMEKLHSDMLEVILSHENGRLTERTTRFLVTQVLEALRYLHMRDIAHCDLKPENVLLASPEPFPQVKLCDFGFARIIGQKSFRRTLVGTPAYLAPEVICSKGYNRSLDMWAVGVILYVSLSGTFPFNEDEDINQQITNASFMYPRQPWSLISLEAVNLINNLLQVVVRRRFTVGKAMGHPWFQNFQMWCDLREFEQRMGCRYLTVEAEDEHWRSYTVEKGLSFPEHLVEAANEEQKQQL, from the exons GCTCCGGAGTGCAGTGTCGTGGGTCTCGAGGAGAAGCTGCTGTTATTCAGACATGAGCCGAACACAGAGCAGATCTTACAGAAACTCACTGAAAAACACGACATACGGGATGGAGATCTGCTGGAGGTGGTGCTCGCTG GAACAGCTTCAGTGACGGAGACAAAGTACCGCCCACATTCTCTGGTCGTCCATTCATATCGCACACCTACGTTTTGTCACTACTGTGGTGAGATGTTATGGGGACTCGTCCGGCAGGGCCTGAAATGTGATG GCTGCGGTCTGGATTTCCACAAGCGCTGTGCGTTTAAGTTGCCAAACGATTGCTCTCGCGTGTATCGCCGATGCGGCCCGAGCCTGTCGCTGTTTCCTCCTGGACGGCCGCGAACCCCATCGCTCTCCAATCACACAGGCGGGAGTCTGGAGGAG ATCAGCCTGTCAAAGCCGTCACGCTCGCGTCCACCTTCCTGGGCCGACGTGCCGGTGTCTGTGGGGCTGTCGGAGGGGAAGGAGGCCCAACCGCGCGTCCCGCACACCTTCCACATTCACACCTACACCAAACCCACGGTCTGCCAGTACTGCTTTCGGCTGCTCAAGGGCCTCTTCAGACAGGGCATGCAGTGCTCCG ACTGTAAGTTGAACTGTCATCGCAGGTGTGTGTCTCTTGTTCCTCCCAACTGTAGGGGTGAGAAAGCAAATGGAGAAG AGCCTGATGAGAACATGACAGTGGTGACGTTAAACGAACTTTATGAAGAGCTGCGATATAAAGACCCGCCGGTCACGGACATGCCGCTGCAGACGCCTGTCGC gccGTGTTTCAGCAGTAATATTCCTCTGATGCGAGTGGTGCAGTCAGTCAAACACAGCAAGAGAAGAAACAGTGGAGTGCTGAAGAAAGGCTGGTTGGTCCATCATACCAACACTGATACAATG AGAAAACGTCACTACTGGGTATTAGATGGGAAAAGTATCACCCTGTACCcgaatgaaatcagtattaagtACTTTAAG GAGATTTCTCTCTCAGAGGTGCTGCAGGTTCGAGGTCCGGCTCAGCTCACTGTTCCAGTGTTGCAGGGCAACAGCGCACACTCGTTCGAGCTGGTGACGGGATCACTAGTGTACTGTGTGTTTGCGGATCAGGACAGCCCGTCTTGGGAGTCAGCTCTCAGTCAGGCCCTCAGGCCGGTGCAGGGCACCGTATGCCACATGACAAACAACACCG GTGACGGAAAGAGCAGTGAAGAGATCCAG GACATCAGTGAGATCTATCAGATCTTCTCTGATGAGGTTTTGGGTTCGGGTCAGTTCGGGGTGGTTTACGGAGGCACTCACAGACACACGGGCCGCCCGGTCGCAATTAAAGTCATCGATAAAACAAGATTTCCTGTCAAACAGGAGGAGCAGACCAAAAATGAGGTCTCGATATTGCAG agacTGTCTCATCCAGGAATCATTCATTTAGAAGGGATGTTTAAGACAATGGAACATACTTTCGTTGTGATGGAGAAGCTCCACAGTGACATGTTAGAGGTGATCTTATCTCACGAGAATGGACGTCTGACTGAACGCACCACCCGTTTTCTGGTCACCCAG GTTTTGGAGGCTCTGCGGTATCTGCACATGAGGGACATTGCACACTGTGACCTGAAACCAGAAAATGTGCTGCTGGCTTCACCTGAACCATTTCCTCAG GTCAAACTGTGTGACTTTGGTTTCGCTCGGATTATCGGACAGAAGTCGTTCCGGCGAACTCTCGTCGGGACGCCTGCGTATCTGGCACCTGAGGTCATCTGTAGCAAGGGTTACAATCGTTCTCTGGACATGTGGGCCGTAGGTGTGATTTTATATGTCAGTCTGAGTGGAACTTTCCCCTTCAATGAGGACGAGGACATTAATCAGCAGATCACCAACGCTTCCTTCATGTATCCACGCCAGCCGTGGTCCCTCATCTCACTGGAGG CGGTGAATCTGATCAATAACCTGCTGCAGGTGGTGGTGCGACGCAGGTTTACTGTTGGCAAAGCGATGGGTCATCCCTGGTTTCAG AACTTCCAGATGTGGTGTGACCTGCGTGAGTTTGAGCAGAGGATGGGATGTCGCTATCTCACGGTTGAGGCGGAAGACGAGCACTGGAGATCCTACACAGTGGAGAAAGGCCTCAGTTTCCCAGAGCATTTAGTAGAAGCAGCCAATGAAGAGCAGAAACAACAGCTATGA
- the LOC127168991 gene encoding serine/threonine-protein kinase D3 isoform X2 yields MWKRKAFFTKKVLWRSDEAVNTVAPECSVVGLEEKLLLFRHEPNTEQILQKLTEKHDIRDGDLLEVVLAGTASVTETKYRPHSLVVHSYRTPTFCHYCGEMLWGLVRQGLKCDGCGLDFHKRCAFKLPNDCSRVYRRCGPSLSLFPPGRPRTPSLSNHTGGSLEEISLSKPSRSRPPSWADVPVSVGLSEGKEAQPRVPHTFHIHTYTKPTVCQYCFRLLKGLFRQGMQCSDCKLNCHRRCVSLVPPNCRGEKANGEEPDENMTVVTLNELYEELRYKDPPVTDMPLQTPVAPCFSSNIPLMRVVQSVKHSKRRNSGVLKKGWLVHHTNTDTMRKRHYWVLDGKSITLYPNEISIKYFKEISLSEVLQVRGPAQLTVPVLQGNSAHSFELVTGSLVYCVFADQDSPSWESALSQALRPVQGTVCHMTNNTGDGKSSEEIQDISEIYQIFSDEVLGSGQFGVVYGGTHRHTGRPVAIKVIDKTRFPVKQEEQTKNEVSILQRLSHPGIIHLEGMFKTMEHTFVVMEKLHSDMLEVILSHENGRLTERTTRFLVTQVLEALRYLHMRDIAHCDLKPENVLLASPEPFPQVKLCDFGFARIIGQKSFRRTLVGTPAYLAPEVICSKGYNRSLDMWAVGVILYVSLSGTFPFNEDEDINQQITNASFMYPRQPWSLISLEAVNLINNLLQVVVRRRFTVGKAMGHPWFQNFQMWCDLREFEQRMGCRYLTVEAEDEHWRSYTVEKGLSFPEHLVEAANEEQKQQL; encoded by the exons ATGTGGAAGAGGAAGGCCTTCTTTACAAAGAAAGTACTGTGGCGGAGCGACGAAGCAGTGAATACTGTG GCTCCGGAGTGCAGTGTCGTGGGTCTCGAGGAGAAGCTGCTGTTATTCAGACATGAGCCGAACACAGAGCAGATCTTACAGAAACTCACTGAAAAACACGACATACGGGATGGAGATCTGCTGGAGGTGGTGCTCGCTG GAACAGCTTCAGTGACGGAGACAAAGTACCGCCCACATTCTCTGGTCGTCCATTCATATCGCACACCTACGTTTTGTCACTACTGTGGTGAGATGTTATGGGGACTCGTCCGGCAGGGCCTGAAATGTGATG GCTGCGGTCTGGATTTCCACAAGCGCTGTGCGTTTAAGTTGCCAAACGATTGCTCTCGCGTGTATCGCCGATGCGGCCCGAGCCTGTCGCTGTTTCCTCCTGGACGGCCGCGAACCCCATCGCTCTCCAATCACACAGGCGGGAGTCTGGAGGAG ATCAGCCTGTCAAAGCCGTCACGCTCGCGTCCACCTTCCTGGGCCGACGTGCCGGTGTCTGTGGGGCTGTCGGAGGGGAAGGAGGCCCAACCGCGCGTCCCGCACACCTTCCACATTCACACCTACACCAAACCCACGGTCTGCCAGTACTGCTTTCGGCTGCTCAAGGGCCTCTTCAGACAGGGCATGCAGTGCTCCG ACTGTAAGTTGAACTGTCATCGCAGGTGTGTGTCTCTTGTTCCTCCCAACTGTAGGGGTGAGAAAGCAAATGGAGAAG AGCCTGATGAGAACATGACAGTGGTGACGTTAAACGAACTTTATGAAGAGCTGCGATATAAAGACCCGCCGGTCACGGACATGCCGCTGCAGACGCCTGTCGC gccGTGTTTCAGCAGTAATATTCCTCTGATGCGAGTGGTGCAGTCAGTCAAACACAGCAAGAGAAGAAACAGTGGAGTGCTGAAGAAAGGCTGGTTGGTCCATCATACCAACACTGATACAATG AGAAAACGTCACTACTGGGTATTAGATGGGAAAAGTATCACCCTGTACCcgaatgaaatcagtattaagtACTTTAAG GAGATTTCTCTCTCAGAGGTGCTGCAGGTTCGAGGTCCGGCTCAGCTCACTGTTCCAGTGTTGCAGGGCAACAGCGCACACTCGTTCGAGCTGGTGACGGGATCACTAGTGTACTGTGTGTTTGCGGATCAGGACAGCCCGTCTTGGGAGTCAGCTCTCAGTCAGGCCCTCAGGCCGGTGCAGGGCACCGTATGCCACATGACAAACAACACCG GTGACGGAAAGAGCAGTGAAGAGATCCAG GACATCAGTGAGATCTATCAGATCTTCTCTGATGAGGTTTTGGGTTCGGGTCAGTTCGGGGTGGTTTACGGAGGCACTCACAGACACACGGGCCGCCCGGTCGCAATTAAAGTCATCGATAAAACAAGATTTCCTGTCAAACAGGAGGAGCAGACCAAAAATGAGGTCTCGATATTGCAG agacTGTCTCATCCAGGAATCATTCATTTAGAAGGGATGTTTAAGACAATGGAACATACTTTCGTTGTGATGGAGAAGCTCCACAGTGACATGTTAGAGGTGATCTTATCTCACGAGAATGGACGTCTGACTGAACGCACCACCCGTTTTCTGGTCACCCAG GTTTTGGAGGCTCTGCGGTATCTGCACATGAGGGACATTGCACACTGTGACCTGAAACCAGAAAATGTGCTGCTGGCTTCACCTGAACCATTTCCTCAG GTCAAACTGTGTGACTTTGGTTTCGCTCGGATTATCGGACAGAAGTCGTTCCGGCGAACTCTCGTCGGGACGCCTGCGTATCTGGCACCTGAGGTCATCTGTAGCAAGGGTTACAATCGTTCTCTGGACATGTGGGCCGTAGGTGTGATTTTATATGTCAGTCTGAGTGGAACTTTCCCCTTCAATGAGGACGAGGACATTAATCAGCAGATCACCAACGCTTCCTTCATGTATCCACGCCAGCCGTGGTCCCTCATCTCACTGGAGG CGGTGAATCTGATCAATAACCTGCTGCAGGTGGTGGTGCGACGCAGGTTTACTGTTGGCAAAGCGATGGGTCATCCCTGGTTTCAG AACTTCCAGATGTGGTGTGACCTGCGTGAGTTTGAGCAGAGGATGGGATGTCGCTATCTCACGGTTGAGGCGGAAGACGAGCACTGGAGATCCTACACAGTGGAGAAAGGCCTCAGTTTCCCAGAGCATTTAGTAGAAGCAGCCAATGAAGAGCAGAAACAACAGCTATGA